Proteins encoded in a region of the Flavobacterium sp. MDT1-60 genome:
- a CDS encoding peptide MFS transporter, giving the protein MGETQVKTAHPKGLWVLFGTEMWERFNFYGMRALLTLFLVNSLLMKEEEASLIYGGFLGLCYLTPMLGGFVADRFLGNRNCILLGGLLMATGQMLLFTSGSIFEGNLEMAKAIMYCGLGVIVFGNGFFKPNISSMVGSLYPKQEKTKLDTAFTIFYMGINMGAFLGQSICPLLGDVKDAGGIRDIHAFRWGFLAASAAMLIGTVLFYFLKNKYVVSPEGRPLGGLPSKNVAADFEEGEAQKANFSNKALTIAGIAFIALGFFFHYVVGQNLIYTLIYSSGLALAGLIISDTSLTKIERDRIIVIYIVSFFIIFFWAAFEQAGSSLTFIADNQTDRHFFGYLMPPSMVQIFNGLFVVIMAVPFSILWDTLRAKDREPISPVKLAAGLVIISISFFMIATQVSYIGTSGLLLVKWLILLYFLNTCAELCLSPIGLSLVGKLSPKRFASLLYGVFFLSNASGYALGGTLGSILPATGDKFAKAKELGIDLQAVLDNKIVPTAEQLSLLEKHQISAHNHFFAGFEIHNLYEFFMVFVVLTGIAAIILFALTPFLKKMMHGVR; this is encoded by the coding sequence GGAATGCGAGCTTTATTGACTTTATTTCTTGTGAACTCATTATTAATGAAAGAAGAAGAAGCTTCATTAATTTATGGTGGTTTTCTGGGGCTTTGCTATTTAACGCCAATGTTAGGCGGTTTTGTTGCTGACCGTTTTTTAGGAAACAGAAATTGTATCTTATTAGGTGGGTTATTGATGGCAACAGGGCAAATGTTGTTGTTTACTAGTGGAAGTATTTTTGAAGGTAATTTAGAAATGGCTAAAGCTATTATGTACTGTGGATTAGGTGTCATTGTTTTTGGTAACGGATTCTTCAAGCCAAATATTTCAAGTATGGTGGGAAGTTTATATCCGAAACAAGAAAAAACAAAATTGGATACCGCTTTCACGATTTTCTATATGGGAATTAACATGGGAGCTTTCTTAGGACAGTCTATTTGTCCTTTGTTGGGAGATGTAAAAGATGCTGGCGGAATTAGAGACATTCATGCTTTCAGATGGGGATTCTTAGCTGCTTCAGCGGCAATGCTTATCGGAACAGTTCTTTTTTACTTCTTAAAAAATAAATATGTGGTTTCTCCGGAAGGAAGGCCATTAGGAGGATTGCCTTCTAAAAATGTAGCAGCAGATTTTGAAGAAGGAGAAGCGCAAAAAGCTAATTTTTCTAATAAAGCTTTAACTATTGCCGGAATTGCATTTATTGCATTAGGTTTCTTTTTCCACTATGTTGTAGGTCAAAACTTAATTTATACTTTAATCTATTCTAGTGGATTGGCATTGGCCGGATTAATTATCTCTGATACTTCATTGACTAAAATTGAGAGAGACAGAATTATTGTAATTTATATAGTGTCATTTTTTATTATTTTCTTCTGGGCTGCATTTGAGCAGGCTGGTTCTTCATTAACTTTTATTGCAGATAATCAAACCGACAGACATTTCTTTGGTTACTTAATGCCACCATCAATGGTTCAGATTTTTAATGGATTATTTGTAGTGATTATGGCAGTGCCTTTTAGTATTTTATGGGATACTCTAAGAGCGAAAGATAGAGAACCTATTTCGCCGGTAAAATTGGCGGCGGGCTTAGTAATAATTTCGATCAGTTTCTTTATGATCGCAACTCAGGTTTCATACATTGGAACTTCTGGATTGCTTTTAGTAAAATGGCTTATTTTATTGTATTTCTTAAATACATGTGCTGAGTTGTGTTTATCTCCAATTGGGTTATCATTGGTGGGTAAATTATCTCCAAAACGTTTTGCTTCGCTTCTTTACGGAGTATTCTTTTTGTCAAATGCTTCGGGTTATGCTTTAGGAGGAACTTTAGGTTCTATCTTGCCTGCAACCGGAGATAAATTTGCAAAAGCAAAAGAATTAGGAATCGATCTTCAGGCAGTTTTAGATAATAAAATTGTGCCAACTGCAGAGCAATTATCTCTTTTAGAAAAACATCAGATTAGTGCGCATAATCACTTTTTTGCCGGATTCGAAATTCATAACTTATATGAGTTCTTTATGGTATTTGTAGTTCTTACAGGTATCGCTGCAATTATATTATTTGCTTTGACTCCGTTCTTGAAAAAAATGATGCACGGGGTTAGATAA